From a region of the Balaenoptera acutorostrata chromosome 14, mBalAcu1.1, whole genome shotgun sequence genome:
- the LTV1 gene encoding protein LTV1 homolog, whose product MPHRKKKPFIEKKKAVSFHLVHRSQRDPLAADETAPQRVLLPTQKIKDEERRAEQRKYGVFFDDDYDYLQHLREPSGPSELVPTDTCGAPYREDEKEEALATSTTGIKLPSSVFASEFEEDVGLLNKAAPVSGPRLDFDPDIVAALDDDFDFDDPDNLLEDDFILQANKPTDEEEGMETQKSEAEDDSEWEDVDDEKEGGSDDDKYDPAGSSDEDMSSPGKPLGAVENHFFWEEETKSRFTEYSLTSSVMRRNEQLTLHDERFEKFYEQYDDDEIGALDNAELEGSIQVDSNRLEEVLNDYYKEKAENCVKLNTLEPFEDQDLPVNELSGSEEEETVTVVLEEAKEKWDCESICSTYSNLYNHPQLIKYQPKPKQIRLSSKTGIPLNVLPKKGLTAKQVERMQMINDSDLPKVSTQPRSRSESKEDKRARKQAIKEERKERRLEKKANKLAFKLEKRRQERELLNLKKNVEGLKL is encoded by the exons ATG CCTCACAGGAAGAAAAAGCCCTTTatagagaagaagaaagctgTGTCTTTTCACCTGGTCCACCGGAGCCAACGAGATCCTTTAGCAGCAGATGAGACTGCACCCCAGAGGGTTCTGTTGCCTACACAGAAA ATAAAAGATGAAGAAAGGCGAGCAGAGCAGAGGAAGTATGGCGTGTTCTTTGATGACGACTATGACTACCTGCAGCACCTGAGGGAACCGTCTGGGCCCTCAGAGCTCGTTCCCACAGATACCTGTGGTGCACCTTACagggaagatgagaaagaagaAGCTTTAGCAACTTCA aCCACTGGAATTAAATTGCCTTCCTCAGTGTTTGCATCAGAGTTTGAAGAAGATGTTGGATTGTTAAATAAAGCAGCTCCTGTTTCAG gCCCTCGGCTGGATTTTGATCCTGACATTGTCGCGGCTCTTGAtgatgattttgattttgatgatCCGGATAATCTACTTGAAGATGATTTTATTCTTCAGGCCAATAAGCCAACGGACGAGGAAGAGGGAATGGAGACACA GAAATCTGAGGCTGAAGATGACAGTGAGTGGGAAGATGTGGATGATGAGAAGGAAGGAGGTAGTGATGATGATAAATATGACCCTGCAGGCTCATCAGATGAGGATATGTCTTCCCCTGGAAAACCTCTTGGGGCTGTAGAAAATCACTTTTTCTGGGAAGAAGAAACGAAAAGTCGCTTTACTGAGTATTCTTTGACGTCCTCGGTCATGAGGAGAAATGAACAGCTGACCCTACATGATGAGAGATTTGAGAAG TTTTATGAGCAGTATGATGATGATGAAATTGGAGCTCTGGATAATGCTGAATTGGAAGGTTCCATTCAAGTAGACAGCAATCGCTTAGAGGAAGTTTTGAATGACTACTAtaaagagaaggcagagaa TTGTGTAAAACTGAATACTCTTGAACCCTTCGAGGATCAGGACCTGCCAGTGAATGAGCTCAGTGGGTCTGAGGAGGAAGAGACTGTTACTGTAGTTCTTGAAGAAGCCAAAGAGAAGTGGGATTGTGAATCTATTTGTA gtACATACTCAAATTTATATAACCATCCACAACTTATCAAGTATCAACCAAAG CCCAAACAAATCCGACTATCTTCTAAAACAGGAATACCTCTCAACGTCTTACCTAAGAAAGGACTCACAGCAAAGCAAGTTGAACGAATGCAGATGATTAATGACAGTGATCTGCCTAAGGTGTCAACCCAACCACGTTCTAGAAGTGAAAGCAAAGAAGATAAAAGAGCAAGAAAGCAAGCTATAAAAGAAGAGCGCAAG GAACGGAGACTGGAGAAGAAAGCTAACAAATTAGCCTTCAAACTGgagaaaagaaggcaggaaagagagCTGCTGAACTTGAAGAAGAATGTTGAGGGTCTAAAACTGTGA